Genomic DNA from Erythrobacter aureus:
TTGCAGGGCGGGCATTATCGCGACCGGGAAGGTCGCTTCGAACTGCCCCAAATGTCTCTTCCCGGCGCGCATCAATATCGCAATGCGGGCCTGGCCGCAGCTATGCTGCGCCATCAGAAAAGCTTGCCGATCACCGAGCAATCTCTGCGCTCAGGGATGCAGAAAACGATCTGGCCGGGTCGCCTGCACGCCCTTTCGCAGGGGCCGCTGACCGCGCTGGTCGCAGAACGGCCTATCCTTCTGGACGGGGGCCACAATCGCAGTGCGGGCGAAGCGATCGCGGGCTCCCTGGACGGGCAGTTCCATCTCGTTCTGGGGATGCTGGCCAATAAGGACCCGCGCGCACTGCTGGATCCCCTGGAAGGCCGGATTCGGACGCTTCAGGTGGTCTCCGTGCCCGGCCATGATAGCCATCCCGTGTACGCATTCGGTCCGGAGGCCCGTGCCGCCGCTGGTATCGAGAATGCGCTACGCGCCATCGCGGCGGATGATTATCCGGTTCTCATCGCGGGCTCGCTTTACCTCGCTGGTGAAGTGCTGAGGCTAAATAACGAGATGCCGTCTTAGAGACGCCTGCTCCCCTGAGCCCAGTTTCTGGCCTCCTTTTCGACTTGGGCAGCTTCCTCTTCCAAGATCGACGCCGCATTTTTACGCGTTTCGAAAATCGTCGCGTGTGACAACGATTCGTCAAACGCAATGCCGATATGGGCGCCCTCACGCCAAGCAACCGTACCGAAGGCTTCGAAACGCAGCCAGCTAAGCAGGCAATCCTTTGCGTAGGCGTCCTTGCTCGGCAGGACGACATGCGCTCCGCCCTGCGAGATATCGACTATCTCGACTTTCAAGCGCCCATCGAGCGTTTGGAGGGTAGCCGGCACACCAAGAGCCAGCCGCGCGTAACCGCGGTTGGTTTCATCAGCTTGCTGCGCATCCTCTGCCATAGGAGCCAACCATAGACATAAATGGTTACCGCGAACTTGCCGCGCAGCTCGCTGGACTACGCAAGTCACTCCGCAGGCAGGGCTTCCCCCGCCTCGGGCGCGACGATCCCGGCCGCCAATTTGGACCTGCTCTCGCGGATCCATTCCAGAATGCACAACACCACCGCGACGATGCCGATCAGCGCGGTGAAGATGAAGACGAAGTAATATCCACGATCCTCGATCATCTGCCCGAGAGCGCCTCGGCCAAGCGTCCCGACAAGCAGGGTGAGGCTGGCAAGCAAGGCATATTGCACTGCGGCGTATCGCTTCGCCACGATGCTCGACAGCCAGGCGATATAGGCCGCCCCCGCGATCCCGATAGCAAGGTTTTCCCAGAAGATGGTGAAGGTCAGCCGCGCGAGGCCTTCGGATTCCGGCATCTGGAACACGCCCGCAATGAAGTTCACCAAGGCGGTGAAGCCGATGGCGTCACTGGCCGCCTGCATCGTCCCGCCGCCAATGGCGAGATCCGCGTAAAGCAGGTTTGTGGCGGCAGCCAGCGCCGCCCCCAGTGTGAGCGTGAACATCCTGCCCATGACGGTGATGATCCAGCCGCCCAGTGCCAGGCCGAGGATGATGGCAAATACGCCGAAGAACTTGGAGGCAAAGGCCACTTCGTCCCCGGTGTAGTTCAGCTCCCCGAGATAGAAAGGGTAAGCGAAGACACCCCAAATCGAATCGCAGATACGGTAGGTCAGCACTAGCGCCAGGATCAACACGAGCGACCAGCCCATACGCCCGACGAACTCGACCAAAGGAAGCACGAGCGCGCGGTAGAGATGGTCGGTGAACTTGACCGTGTGCCCTGACCCGACCCAGGGGCGGCGGTAATTACATTGGTGCCATCGCGCTTCTGCTTGGCGACCCATGCGGCGATGAACGCCGGGAGAACCACTGTAGCGATGACGATAAGCGGACCGTAAGTGGTGGTGAACTGGGTCACATCCGGGCGCGCGCCGGGGCCGCCGTCATGGATCGCACCATAAAGACCACGACCGTGCCGATCGCCCACGCCCACAGCAGGCCGACCGCCAAGAGCGCACGATTACGTACCTTCTCGGTGATCTCGCCCATATTGTATAGCTCGGCCACCTCTTCCTCATTGGCAGCCACCGATGCTGCGGATCGCTTGGCTACGTTCGCATCCGGCGCGAACAGGCCGGCAATGCCGATGGCCAGCATGATCGCGCCCATGATCACATAGGTCTGCGGCCAGCCGATCCTCTCTGCGATGATAAGGCCCAAAGCGCCGCCGATCAGCGCTGCGAGGCGAAAGCCCATCTGGGTGATGGTGGAAAGGATGTCGAGCGTCGCCTCCTCGTCCGCCACATCGATGCGCCATGCGTTGATGGCGATATCCTGCGTCGCGCTGGCGAAAGCTCCGATGGCCGCCAACAGGCTGAACCAGCCGAGTGCCGATTTGGGATCGAGGAAACTCATCACCAACAGGGCGATGCCCACGATCAGCTGCATGGGCGCGATCCACTGCTTGCGCTTGCCCAGCTTCCGAAGACCGGGAATATCGACCTTGTCGAGCAGCGGCGACCAGAGGAACTGGAAAGCATAAGCCAGCCCGACCAGCGAGAACACGCCCATGGTCTCCAGATCGATTTCCGCCTCGCTGAGCCAGGCATAGAGCGTTCCGAGAAACAATGCGGGCGGTAATCCCTGCGCAAAGCCGAACAGGGCCATATAACCGCTCTTGGGGTTTTTTAACGAACGGACAAGCGTACGCCAGCCGGGTTTTTTCTTCGTCGCGACCGCTGCGTCTGCCATTCCCTAGCGTCCTTCCGTTTGCGCCGGTTTTTTGCGACACTAGCCGGGAGAGAGAGCGAGGAACAGGCGTCATGAGCGCTGTCGACACCAAACAATCTACCCACCGTCCGACCGATGGCATGCTCGCGCTGGCGCGGGACATCGCCGAGGGTCGGAAGCGTGACGCCGCCGAAGCCAGTACCGTGCCAACGCACGTCTATACCGATCCTGAATACTGGGCGCGCGAGAAAGCCGCGATCTATGATCGCATGCCGCAGATCCTGTGTCCTTCGGCGCTTCTGCCCGATCCGGGCATGGCAGTACCGCACGATGCAACGGGCCGCCCCCTGCTGATCACGCGCGATGCGCAGGGGCTGGCGCATGTTTTCCTGAATGTCTGCCGTCATCGCGGCACACGGCTGGTCGAAGGCCATGAGGTGCAGTGCGGCAAGAAACTCGTTTGCCCCTATCACGCGTGGACTTATGCGGTGGACGGGCGCCTGCTCGCGCTCCCCCGTGCCGATACCTTCCCTGGCCTCGACAAAGGAGATTATGGCCTTGTCGAGCTGCCCAGCAGGGAAACCGGCGGGCTGATCTGGTTCTGCCCGAAAGAGGGCCATACCGACTTCTCCTTCGCCGAAGAGATCGGCGCGGATTTCGATGCGTTGGGCATGAGCGATCAGGTCCTGTTCCGCCGCAAGACCCACGAAGTCGCCGGAAATTGGAAGCTGATCATGGATGCTTTCCTGGAAAGCTACCATGTCACCCGCCTCCACGCGAAGACCATCGGGCCGTTCTTCAAGGACGGGGCCACCAGCGGCGATATGATCGGCCCCCATGCGCGCAGTGCGGTGGGGCGACTTGAGGATATGGAGAGCGTCGACCTGACCGACATGGCCGCGCTGCGAAGGGTGGTGACCTATGCCTATCAAATGCTTCCCGGTGCATTGGTCATTCCCAGCCCCGACTATATAAACGTCATGGTTATGATGCCCCAGGCCCATGACCGCACGCTAGTCGAGGATTTCATGTTGATTCCGGAACATCCCGCCACCGAAAAGGCGCGCGACCATTGGGAACGCAGTTGGGCGCTCCTGGACGGCGGGGTCTTCGCGAGCGAAGACTTCCGCGCAGCCGAACTCGGTCAACAAGGGCTTGCGACGGGGGCGATACCCCATCTCACCCTCGGCACCATGGAAGGCGGCATCCGTCGCTATCACGAGACAGTCGAAGAAGCCTTGCGGGCGGCAGGTTGAGCGCCTAGCTGCGGCCCCATGGCCGATAAGCGATTACCCGAGGAAGGCGACCGGATCGCCAAGTTGCTGGCCCGTGCAGGCGTTGCCAGTCGGCGCGAGGTCGAGCGCATGATTGCCGATGGACGCGTGGCGATCGGCGGCAAGGTGCTGGACACGCCGGCGGTCAAACTAACCAGCCTCAACGGCGTTACGGTTGATGGCAAACCAGTCGGAAAGCCGGAAGAAACACGCCTGTTCGCATTTCACAAGCCTGCTGGCATGCTCACCACCGAACACGACCCCAAAGGCCGCACGACGATCTACGCCGCTTTGCGCAACGCTTTGCCCAACGATGCCGGGCGCGTGATGCCGGTAGGTCGGCTCGACTACAACACCGAAGGCCTGCTGCTGCTCACCAATGATGGCGAAATGAAGCGGGCCATGGAACTGCCCTCTTCAGGTGTACCGCGCACATACCGTGCCCGTGCATTCGGAGACGTAACGCAGGCCCAACTCGACGAATTGATCGAAGGGGTGGAAATCGACGGCATCCGCTATGGCCGCATCGAAGCGAATCTCGAACGCGGTTCGGGTCGCAACCGATGGATCGAATTGACTTTGCGCGAAGGCAAGAACCGCGAGGTCCGCCGTGTGCTCGAACATCTCGGCCTCGAGGTGAACCGTTTGCTGCGTATCGGCTACGGCCCCTTCCATATCGGCGACCTGCCGCGCGGGCAGGCGACCGAGTTGAAGCGCGGCGATGTGATTGGGTTCAAGCGCGAACTGGCGCGCGGTGGCCGAGAATGAGGATCGTCGCTGGCGAATGGCGCGGCCGCAAGCTGGCCGCACCATCGGGCGAACTGACCCGGCCGACCGCGGACCGTACCCGCGAGACGCTGTTCAACATGCTCAACAGCCGCCTGGGGAGCTTCGAAGGCCTTTCGGTGGTCGACCTGTTCGCAGGCTCAGGCGCGCTGGGTCTCGAAGCGCTGTCTCGCGGCGCCGCCTCCTGCCTGTTCGTCGAGCAGGAAAGCACCGCGATCAAAGCGATCAAGGCCAATATCGAGAAGCTCGATGCGCAAACCCGCTCGACCGTCCAGCAAGCCTCGGTCATGGCGCTGGGCCCAGCCAAGCGGGCGCACGATCTCATCCTGCTCGACCCTCCATACGATACCAGCGCGGGCGCCGTGGCACTCGACCGGTTGCTGCGTCTCGGCTGGATCGAGCGTTCTACCTGGATCGCATTGGAGACCGGCGCGAAGGATGCAGTGGAGGTCAAATCCCTGCACTGCGTTGCGGAACGCCGCGTCGGGAAGGCACGCTTATGGCTATTGCGCCTGGATCCCGACGCGGCTTGACGCGCCCTTAGCTGCGACCCCTGGGCTCGGGACTTTCGGGCGTGTCCGTTTCTTCCATCGGTTCCGGCGCCGGTTCGGGCGCGGACATATCCTGATCCACAGGTTTGGCCGCAGCGCGGCTCTCGATTGTCGACCAAGCTTTGGTGCGATCAGCTTCGTCCATCGCGACCAAGACGCGCCGGTCGGCATCCCTCAAGCGGAAAAAGAGTTCCTGCCGCTCGGGCATGAGCGTCCAGAAATACTCTTGCGCATCGGCAGTCCAGCCATCGTAGGCCGCTTTGCGCTCGACCGGCCACGCCTCCATGGCGGCCGAATGGGCCGGTGTCTGATCGGTATTTTGGGCTTGCTCAGGCACGGGATGGCTTTGGACACTATGAGCCGGATCGGCCCCCACATCCTGCGCCATGGCCGGAATGCTGATGGTGGCGAGTTGGCCACCGACGATATACCAAAATGTCTTACGCATGGGATTCTCCTTGGAACCGAACATGCGCGACGAACGCGACCCTGTTACCCGCCCCATCGGGATGAACGGACGATGCAGGCCATGGGAAAAGCAAGCAATAGGACGGGGACATCCCCATCCCGCCCCGCAACCGCCTGAGCGTCAGACGTGACGATTTCGCGCCGGGATGAAAGCAGGATAGCTCGGCAAAGGCCAAAAAAGGAAAAGGGCGAGGCCGCCATGGCAGCCCCGCCCCCTCCAAGCGCCGCGCTCATGCTTTCCAGGAAAGGAGCGCGAGCCGAAAGCTTGCTGGATTATCTGCCCGGCTTTTTCGCGGGCAGCTTACCCGGGATTTCGCTGGCGGGCTTACCAGGCCAGTATTCCAGCGGGCGATTGCCCGTTTTGTTCTTCGCCCAGCTATTGATGCAGCCGTCCTGCTGTTTGGCGCTGCACACCGGAAGGTTGTCACCAGAAGCAGACTTATAGCTTGGCGGGGTGGTCTGCGCTACCTCGCGGGCAACGAAACGCGGGGCCTGCGTATTGGCGTTCGCGGCAGCGGTAGTAGCCGTGGTAGCCGTTTCGTTCGCATTGGCGTTTTGCGCAACGGCGGGGGCAGCGGTGAAAGCAAGCGCGGCAGCGCCTGCGGCCATCAATTTGTGCATCGGAGAACTCTCCATTTCGGTTTCCTACGCGCATAAATACGCAAGAGCGGGGTGGAGGGTTCCGAGGCGCCTCTTGCGCGCCGCACAGGTGTTCCCTACCTGTTCACTCAGACTATGACTTCCGAAATTGCCCCTGCAACCGCACCGGAAAATGCCCGGATTCCCGCCTATGCGGAGCGTTTGAACGAGCCTCAGAGAGAAGCCGTTCTCACCACGGAGGGGCCAGTCCTGATGCTCGCTGGCGCCGGCACAGGCAAGACTGCGGCGCTTACCGCAAGGCTGGCCCACCTGATCGCAACACGCCGCGCATGGCCCAGTGAAATCCTCTGCGTCACCTTTACCAATAAAGCGGCGCGCGAAATGCGCGAGCGTGTGGGACGTCACATCGGCGATGCAGTCCAAGGGATGCCCTGGCTCGGCACTTTCCATTCGATCGGCGCGCGAATGTTGCGCCGCCATGCCGAACTTGTGGGGCTCGAAAGCAATTACACTATCATCGACACCGACGACCAGTTGCGCCTTCTCAAGCAACTGATTCGGGAAAACGATCTCGACGAAAAGCGCTGGCCTGCGCGCCAGCTCGCCGGGCTGATCGACCGCTGGAAGAATCGCGGCCTCAATCCAGGTGATCTCGATGCGGTGGAGAACGAAGCCTATGCCAATGGCCGTGGCACGCAGTTCTACAAGCTCTATCAGGACCGGCTGAAAACGCTCAACGCCTGCGATTTCGGCGACCTGCTGCTGCACATGCTGAACATTTTCCGCCAGCATCACGACGTGCTCAGCCAGTACCAGCAGCGCTTCAAATACATTCTCGTCGACGAATATCAGGACACCAACCAGGTCCAGTATCTGTGGCTGCGCCTGCTTGCCCAGACCCGCAAGAATATCTGCGTGGTGGGGGACGACGACCAGTCGATCTATTCATGGCGCGGCGCAGAAGTCGCCAATATCCTCAAGTTCGAAAAGGATTTTCCGGGCGCGGCGGTGATCAAATTGGAGCAGAATTACCGCTCCACACCTCAGATTCTCGCTGCCGCCTCGGGCCTGATCGACGCCAATAGCGAACGGCTCGGCAAGACCTTGT
This window encodes:
- the rsmD gene encoding 16S rRNA (guanine(966)-N(2))-methyltransferase RsmD, with amino-acid sequence MRIVAGEWRGRKLAAPSGELTRPTADRTRETLFNMLNSRLGSFEGLSVVDLFAGSGALGLEALSRGAASCLFVEQESTAIKAIKANIEKLDAQTRSTVQQASVMALGPAKRAHDLILLDPPYDTSAGAVALDRLLRLGWIERSTWIALETGAKDAVEVKSLHCVAERRVGKARLWLLRLDPDAA
- a CDS encoding aromatic ring-hydroxylating oxygenase subunit alpha, producing the protein MSAVDTKQSTHRPTDGMLALARDIAEGRKRDAAEASTVPTHVYTDPEYWAREKAAIYDRMPQILCPSALLPDPGMAVPHDATGRPLLITRDAQGLAHVFLNVCRHRGTRLVEGHEVQCGKKLVCPYHAWTYAVDGRLLALPRADTFPGLDKGDYGLVELPSRETGGLIWFCPKEGHTDFSFAEEIGADFDALGMSDQVLFRRKTHEVAGNWKLIMDAFLESYHVTRLHAKTIGPFFKDGATSGDMIGPHARSAVGRLEDMESVDLTDMAALRRVVTYAYQMLPGALVIPSPDYINVMVMMPQAHDRTLVEDFMLIPEHPATEKARDHWERSWALLDGGVFASEDFRAAELGQQGLATGAIPHLTLGTMEGGIRRYHETVEEALRAAG
- a CDS encoding PilZ domain-containing protein; its protein translation is MAEDAQQADETNRGYARLALGVPATLQTLDGRLKVEIVDISQGGAHVVLPSKDAYAKDCLLSWLRFEAFGTVAWREGAHIGIAFDESLSHATIFETRKNAASILEEEAAQVEKEARNWAQGSRRL
- a CDS encoding MFS transporter translates to MADAAVATKKKPGWRTLVRSLKNPKSGYMALFGFAQGLPPALFLGTLYAWLSEAEIDLETMGVFSLVGLAYAFQFLWSPLLDKVDIPGLRKLGKRKQWIAPMQLIVGIALLVMSFLDPKSALGWFSLLAAIGAFASATQDIAINAWRIDVADEEATLDILSTITQMGFRLAALIGGALGLIIAERIGWPQTYVIMGAIMLAIGIAGLFAPDANVAKRSAASVAANEEEVAELYNMGEITEKVRNRALLAVGLLWAWAIGTVVVFMVRSMTAAPARARM
- a CDS encoding pseudouridine synthase; amino-acid sequence: MADKRLPEEGDRIAKLLARAGVASRREVERMIADGRVAIGGKVLDTPAVKLTSLNGVTVDGKPVGKPEETRLFAFHKPAGMLTTEHDPKGRTTIYAALRNALPNDAGRVMPVGRLDYNTEGLLLLTNDGEMKRAMELPSSGVPRTYRARAFGDVTQAQLDELIEGVEIDGIRYGRIEANLERGSGRNRWIELTLREGKNREVRRVLEHLGLEVNRLLRIGYGPFHIGDLPRGQATELKRGDVIGFKRELARGGRE